The proteins below are encoded in one region of Brachyspira intermedia PWS/A:
- a CDS encoding DUF5312 family protein has product MNFFDYIKYNLFNIRTPELVEKMRMEEYSDRISKQKYNFVDLKTKSLTVTCAKFIFEMYKVVGPLLNPLKEEFIVKDGKQFSYYLIEVSFSDEMKELYATLNRDYMMSQIQSGKNPNAVFNEVKNNFVKFKKFISGESGKEINLTFNLLKDFAQLSNFDFFLFLRAFCPSFVEAAYNSNPQFKPSSNMQIVDDLVKLDYAVNSIVIRKELLSALKVFQQYLGMPAIPEKNIKSFLARVKYLQTPDVMHDIIVYLLKDFTYKCSINPSNVNIFVNYITDFTNNLKKDMDSIVAEIKSSKIAGMRNKIFNGIEILKMSNVNEEKNEQLEKFDCPIFTCVEPLQYIKTFIIEMFDINYKDPLNDMFLGAEFVSKDRNSLGLDAFYILNDSREMIQKFDTMLSPESENFKRLKTWIISKNKANANKDLIETMVNKIDTEGNKIVLSVYNSVIDLTTIVKNIVEDCRNNTKVEITNANKVQYLPKFNLDIAKKMLDDFDNFIALMKNFVR; this is encoded by the coding sequence GTGAATTTTTTCGATTATATAAAATACAATTTATTTAACATAAGAACTCCTGAACTAGTAGAAAAAATGCGTATGGAGGAGTATTCTGATAGAATATCCAAACAAAAATATAATTTTGTAGATTTAAAAACTAAATCATTGACAGTTACATGTGCAAAGTTTATATTTGAGATGTATAAAGTAGTAGGTCCTCTACTCAATCCATTAAAAGAAGAATTTATAGTAAAAGATGGAAAACAATTTTCATATTATTTGATAGAAGTATCTTTCAGTGATGAAATGAAAGAATTATATGCTACTTTAAACAGAGATTATATGATGTCTCAAATACAAAGCGGTAAAAACCCTAATGCTGTATTTAATGAAGTAAAAAATAATTTTGTAAAATTTAAAAAATTTATAAGCGGAGAAAGCGGAAAAGAAATAAATTTAACTTTTAATTTACTTAAAGATTTCGCCCAATTATCTAATTTTGATTTCTTCCTATTTTTGAGAGCTTTTTGCCCTTCATTTGTAGAAGCAGCTTATAATTCTAATCCTCAATTTAAACCTAGCTCAAATATGCAGATAGTTGATGATTTAGTAAAATTGGATTATGCTGTAAATTCTATAGTAATAAGGAAAGAATTATTATCTGCTTTAAAGGTTTTTCAGCAATATTTAGGAATGCCTGCTATACCTGAAAAAAATATTAAATCATTCTTAGCAAGAGTTAAATATCTTCAAACTCCTGATGTAATGCATGATATTATAGTTTATTTACTTAAAGATTTTACATATAAATGCAGTATAAACCCTTCTAATGTTAATATATTTGTAAATTACATAACTGATTTCACAAATAATTTGAAAAAGGATATGGACAGTATTGTTGCTGAAATCAAAAGCAGTAAAATTGCTGGAATGAGAAATAAGATATTTAATGGCATAGAAATATTGAAAATGTCTAATGTAAATGAAGAGAAAAATGAACAGCTTGAAAAATTTGATTGCCCTATATTTACATGCGTAGAGCCACTTCAGTATATAAAAACATTTATTATAGAAATGTTCGATATAAATTACAAAGATCCGCTTAATGATATGTTTTTGGGTGCTGAATTTGTAAGCAAAGATAGAAATTCTCTAGGATTAGATGCTTTCTATATTTTAAATGATTCAAGAGAAATGATACAAAAGTTTGATACTATGCTAAGTCCTGAATCTGAAAACTTCAAGCGTCTTAAAACTTGGATAATATCAAAAAATAAAGCAAATGCCAATAAAGATTTAATAGAAACTATGGTAAATAAAATTGATACTGAAGGAAATAAAATAGTTCTAAGCGTTTATAATTCAGTAATAGATTTAACTACTATAGTAAAAAATATTGTTGAAGACTGCAGAAATAATACCAAAGTAGAAATTACTAATGCCAATAAAGTGCAGTATTTACCTAAATTCAATCTTGATATAGCTAAAAAAATGCTTGATGATTTTGATAACTTTATTGCTCTTATGAAAAACTTCGTAAGATAA
- a CDS encoding tetratricopeptide repeat protein, which translates to MAGKYDKQLAKYNDILSKKPNDPHALAILARIAIKENRISDAENYYTAILLKMHNHPESLYMMGFINMKRNKHTTAINYFKKLLENGKENVFIYEYLSSMDKDNRREYLEKALELSKNMKIKSKDYKRCSYIAFQSYAWKEYDISFEYANLAYNAKPTNDIINLLGCIYHHNEDYDKALSLFHEVNANYESKNPYVLCNISSCYNKKNSNKMAIRYLEKALEVNNNDKVIYYTIGSIYASTGNKKLAIENFEHALKINENYEEARKALEAIKE; encoded by the coding sequence ATGGCAGGTAAATATGATAAGCAATTAGCTAAATATAATGATATTTTATCTAAAAAACCAAATGATCCTCATGCTTTAGCTATATTGGCTAGAATAGCAATTAAAGAAAATAGAATTTCAGATGCAGAAAACTATTATACTGCTATTTTACTTAAAATGCATAATCATCCCGAATCATTATATATGATGGGATTTATCAATATGAAAAGAAATAAACATACTACAGCTATTAATTATTTTAAAAAACTTTTAGAAAATGGTAAAGAAAATGTTTTTATATATGAATATTTATCTTCAATGGATAAAGACAATAGAAGAGAATATTTAGAAAAAGCATTGGAATTATCAAAAAATATGAAAATAAAGTCTAAAGATTATAAAAGATGTTCATATATTGCTTTTCAATCTTATGCTTGGAAGGAATATGATATATCTTTTGAATATGCAAATTTAGCTTATAATGCAAAGCCTACAAATGATATAATTAACCTATTAGGCTGTATATATCATCATAATGAAGATTATGATAAGGCTCTTTCTCTTTTTCATGAAGTAAATGCTAATTATGAAAGTAAAAATCCTTATGTATTATGCAATATATCTTCATGCTATAATAAAAAAAATAGTAATAAAATGGCTATAAGATATTTAGAAAAGGCATTGGAAGTAAATAATAATGATAAGGTAATATACTATACTATAGGTTCTATATATGCTTCAACAGGAAATAAAAAATTAGCAATTGAAAATTTTGAACATGCTTTAAAAATTAATGAGAATTATGAAGAAGCTAGAAAGGCTTTGGAGGCTATTAAAGAATAA
- the tgt gene encoding tRNA guanosine(34) transglycosylase Tgt, protein MSFTFNVLKNSSQTAARLGKININGIEIDTPVFMPVGTKATVKALTPLMIEETESKIILANTYHLVLKPGLEVLKKFGGVKKFMGWKGAMLTDSGGFQVFSLAKLRKINDDGVEFSSHIDGSKYFFTPRSVMEAEHIIGADFIMCLDECSKHDASYEYVKEAMFRTHKWAKECKEYHDSTPNSEYQYLGGIIQGGMFDDLRKESAETLVNMDFPFYSIGGLSVGETPEQMHEVLSKVMLYTNKQKPRYLMGVSEPRDILNGVMEGIDMFDCVMPTRNARNGEAFTMNGVVRIRNSKYRMDDEVLEEGCDCYTCKNFSKAYLNHLDKTHEILFSILMTIHNVRFMQRFMKDLRNSIENDVFSDYRKDMMNKFY, encoded by the coding sequence ATGTCATTTACATTTAATGTATTAAAAAACAGTAGTCAAACTGCAGCAAGACTTGGAAAAATAAATATTAATGGAATAGAAATAGATACACCTGTTTTTATGCCTGTGGGTACAAAAGCAACAGTAAAAGCTTTAACACCACTTATGATAGAAGAAACTGAAAGTAAAATAATACTAGCAAATACATATCATTTAGTATTAAAACCTGGACTTGAAGTATTAAAAAAATTCGGCGGAGTTAAAAAATTTATGGGCTGGAAAGGAGCTATGCTTACAGATTCCGGCGGTTTTCAGGTATTTTCTTTGGCAAAATTAAGAAAAATCAATGATGACGGAGTGGAATTCAGTTCTCATATAGATGGTTCTAAATACTTTTTTACCCCTAGAAGTGTAATGGAAGCTGAGCATATTATAGGGGCAGACTTTATAATGTGTCTTGATGAATGTTCTAAACATGATGCTTCTTATGAATATGTAAAAGAAGCAATGTTTAGAACACATAAATGGGCTAAAGAATGCAAAGAATATCATGACAGTACTCCAAACAGTGAATATCAGTATTTAGGGGGCATCATACAGGGCGGAATGTTCGATGATTTAAGAAAAGAAAGTGCTGAAACTCTAGTGAATATGGATTTTCCTTTCTATTCTATAGGAGGACTTTCTGTAGGTGAAACTCCTGAACAAATGCATGAAGTACTTTCTAAAGTTATGCTATACACTAACAAGCAAAAACCACGTTATTTAATGGGTGTCAGCGAGCCTAGAGATATACTTAATGGTGTTATGGAAGGTATAGATATGTTTGACTGCGTTATGCCTACTAGAAATGCTAGAAATGGAGAGGCATTTACTATGAATGGAGTTGTGAGGATAAGAAATTCCAAATATAGAATGGATGATGAAGTGCTTGAAGAGGGCTGTGATTGTTATACTTGTAAGAATTTCTCTAAAGCATATCTTAATCATTTGGATAAAACACATGAAATACTATTTTCTATACTTATGACTATACATAATGTAAGATTTATGCAAAGATTTATGAAAGATTTAAGAAATTCTATTGAAAATGATGTATTTTCCGATTATAGAAAGGATATGATGAATAAATTTTATTAA
- a CDS encoding methyl-accepting chemotaxis protein, whose product MNKLKSLKVKIPLTIISVVVVFIVALIVITDIKASESLKKTALDGYNNIVFGYASLIDTWFDEQIIIAETYGSNKELMDYLKNSSEVEKEAAYNRLKKIQSINKYAINIGLTDIDGNITLDSTDENYIGKSIFDFNADLKDKLNSEKNTIFSEEITKSSITDNWSLTLIEKVFDDNNQLIGHLYIIFDWAKFNIQHVEPLVVGKTGNMFMIDNNLICKIHSKTQYINISAPSELKGGFDLGKGVFHYVWENEKRVSSVITLKTLPWVLGISVTEKEIYEQNQILLIIIISISSAAILILSAFIFLFIKSITKPLDILVNSAKEIASGDLRNTKESINREDELGELSNAFTYMRNKLVDTIKEVEVSANNISTVAKGLSEQNNNLSNRTESQAASIEETSASMNEITATIKDSADNSINGNKMILDAKYSIENAGNIILETTSNIEEVNEASDKIKDITKIIEDIAFQTNILALNASVEAARAGEQGKGFSVVASEVRNLAQTTQTSVKSITELIENVSDKIDKATGTARESQKIFVDVQNKINKASKIMKDISQNAVEQQNGVDQVKIAISQMDSDTQKNASLVEDAASSAKTLFNQSEKLMETVHLFKLPVK is encoded by the coding sequence ATGAACAAACTCAAAAGCTTGAAGGTGAAAATACCCCTAACAATCATTTCTGTAGTAGTAGTATTTATAGTGGCATTAATTGTAATAACTGATATAAAAGCTTCAGAAAGTCTTAAAAAAACAGCATTAGACGGATATAATAATATTGTTTTCGGATATGCTTCTCTAATAGATACATGGTTTGATGAACAAATAATTATAGCAGAAACTTACGGATCAAATAAAGAATTGATGGATTATCTAAAAAATAGCAGTGAAGTAGAAAAAGAAGCAGCTTATAATAGACTAAAAAAAATACAGTCAATAAATAAATATGCTATTAATATAGGATTAACTGATATTGATGGTAATATAACATTAGATTCAACTGATGAAAATTATATAGGTAAAAGTATTTTTGATTTCAATGCTGATTTAAAAGATAAATTAAATTCTGAGAAAAATACTATCTTCTCAGAAGAAATAACAAAATCTTCTATAACAGATAATTGGTCTTTAACTTTAATTGAAAAAGTGTTTGATGATAATAATCAATTAATAGGACATCTTTATATTATTTTCGACTGGGCAAAATTCAATATACAGCATGTAGAGCCTTTAGTTGTTGGAAAAACTGGCAATATGTTTATGATAGATAATAATTTAATTTGTAAGATACATAGTAAAACTCAATATATAAATATTTCAGCACCTTCCGAATTAAAAGGCGGATTCGATTTAGGAAAAGGCGTTTTCCATTATGTTTGGGAAAATGAAAAAAGAGTATCATCTGTAATTACATTAAAAACTTTACCTTGGGTACTTGGAATATCAGTAACTGAAAAAGAAATTTATGAACAAAATCAAATACTTCTAATTATAATAATATCAATATCATCAGCAGCTATATTGATATTATCAGCATTCATATTCCTATTCATAAAATCTATAACAAAACCATTAGACATATTAGTAAATTCAGCAAAAGAAATAGCAAGCGGAGATTTGAGAAACACAAAAGAAAGCATAAATCGTGAAGATGAGTTAGGAGAATTATCCAATGCATTTACATATATGAGAAATAAACTAGTTGATACTATAAAAGAAGTAGAAGTTTCAGCAAACAATATCAGTACAGTTGCTAAAGGTTTATCCGAACAAAATAATAATTTATCAAATAGAACAGAAAGCCAAGCAGCAAGTATAGAAGAAACTTCAGCATCTATGAATGAAATAACAGCTACTATAAAAGATTCTGCGGATAATTCTATAAATGGAAATAAAATGATATTGGATGCAAAATATTCTATAGAAAATGCAGGAAATATAATATTAGAAACTACTTCCAATATAGAAGAAGTAAATGAAGCAAGCGATAAAATAAAAGATATTACAAAAATCATTGAAGATATAGCATTTCAAACTAATATACTCGCCCTTAATGCTTCCGTAGAGGCTGCACGTGCAGGAGAACAGGGAAAAGGTTTCTCTGTAGTTGCAAGCGAGGTAAGAAATCTGGCTCAAACTACACAAACTTCAGTAAAAAGCATAACAGAGTTAATTGAAAACGTATCTGATAAAATAGATAAAGCAACAGGAACAGCAAGAGAATCTCAAAAAATATTTGTAGATGTGCAAAATAAAATCAATAAAGCTTCAAAAATTATGAAAGATATAAGTCAAAATGCAGTAGAACAGCAGAATGGTGTAGATCAAGTAAAAATAGCCATTTCTCAAATGGATTCTGACACACAGAAGAATGCTTCTTTAGTAGAAGATGCAGCATCTTCAGCTAAAACATTGTTTAATCAATCAGAAAAGCTTATGGAAACTGTACATTTATTCAAGCTTCCTGTAAAATAA
- a CDS encoding methyl-accepting chemotaxis protein, whose translation MKKLQSLRVKMPLIIISMVTFFIVALIVITEIKASYAIKNATYTGYNNTVMGFASLIDTWFDDQLAIASIYGTSEELIRYLQLRTEDLQILALNNLKKFRSLNEYAINIGLSDSNGTVLIDSDNPDLVNQNIFNIHPDLKNKINNNTKGVFGENITHSLTTGGWSLILLEKVKDNNDQIIGYLYVILDWSTLNKNHIEPLVIGKTGSMFAIDKNLIIKIHSKTENINQPAPTQFKDAFNLGKGILSYDFNGESRVSSVMTLKSQPWVLGISVTEAEIYEANRMLMLMMIIISVIAIIIIAVFISMFIMSITKPLHLLVGVAKEIADGDLRTTKQKIKRKDELGELSDAFVAMRKKLVDTIITVEESANNITMAAKELSEQNTDLAHRTESQAASIEETSASMTEISSTIRDSAEHSINGSKMILDSKSSVENAGNIISETTSNIEEVHDASSKIKDITKIIEDIAFQTNILALNASVEAARAGEQGKGFAVVAAEVRNLAQTTQTSVKSITDLIENVYEKIDKATGTARESQEIFIEIQNKIDDASKIMQGISNSAVEQQNGIDQVKIAIAEMDSTTQKNAALVEEATASAELLFAQSKELMDAIHLFKLPDGTK comes from the coding sequence ATGAAAAAACTTCAAAGCTTAAGAGTGAAGATGCCTCTTATAATTATTTCTATGGTTACTTTCTTTATTGTAGCATTAATCGTAATAACGGAAATAAAAGCATCATATGCAATAAAAAATGCTACATATACTGGATATAATAATACTGTTATGGGCTTTGCATCACTTATAGATACATGGTTTGATGATCAATTGGCTATAGCAAGCATATATGGAACTTCTGAAGAATTAATAAGATATTTACAGTTAAGAACTGAAGATTTGCAAATTTTAGCTTTAAATAATTTAAAAAAATTCAGATCATTAAATGAATATGCTATCAATATAGGTTTATCAGATTCTAATGGAACAGTATTAATAGATTCAGATAATCCGGATCTAGTGAATCAAAATATTTTTAATATACATCCAGATTTAAAAAACAAAATAAATAATAATACAAAAGGAGTATTTGGAGAAAATATTACTCATTCTCTTACAACTGGAGGATGGTCTTTAATACTATTAGAAAAAGTAAAAGATAATAATGATCAGATTATTGGATACTTATATGTAATACTTGATTGGTCTACTTTAAATAAAAATCATATAGAACCTCTTGTAATAGGTAAAACAGGAAGTATGTTTGCTATTGATAAAAATTTAATAATAAAAATACATAGTAAAACAGAAAATATAAATCAACCTGCTCCTACTCAATTTAAAGATGCTTTCAACTTGGGAAAAGGAATATTAAGTTATGATTTCAATGGTGAAAGCAGAGTTTCATCAGTTATGACATTAAAATCACAGCCTTGGGTATTGGGTATATCTGTAACAGAAGCAGAAATATATGAAGCTAATAGAATGCTTATGCTTATGATGATAATAATATCTGTTATAGCTATAATTATAATAGCTGTATTTATATCAATGTTTATAATGTCTATAACAAAACCATTACATCTATTAGTAGGTGTTGCTAAAGAAATAGCAGACGGAGATTTAAGAACTACAAAACAAAAAATTAAAAGAAAAGATGAACTTGGAGAATTATCAGATGCATTTGTCGCTATGAGAAAAAAATTAGTAGATACTATTATCACTGTTGAAGAATCAGCAAATAATATTACAATGGCCGCAAAAGAATTATCTGAACAAAATACAGATTTAGCTCATAGAACAGAAAGTCAGGCAGCAAGCATAGAAGAAACATCTGCATCTATGACAGAAATATCTTCTACAATAAGAGATTCTGCTGAACATTCTATTAATGGAAGTAAAATGATATTAGATTCTAAATCTTCTGTAGAAAATGCAGGAAATATAATATCTGAAACAACTTCCAATATAGAAGAAGTTCATGATGCAAGCAGTAAAATTAAAGACATAACAAAAATAATTGAAGATATAGCATTCCAAACTAATATACTTGCTCTTAATGCTTCAGTAGAAGCTGCACGTGCCGGAGAACAAGGTAAAGGTTTTGCTGTTGTTGCTGCTGAAGTAAGAAACTTAGCTCAAACTACACAAACTTCAGTAAAAAGCATTACAGATTTGATTGAAAATGTTTATGAAAAAATAGATAAAGCTACAGGAACAGCAAGAGAATCTCAGGAAATATTTATAGAGATACAAAATAAAATAGATGATGCTTCTAAAATTATGCAAGGAATAAGCAACAGTGCAGTTGAACAGCAAAATGGTATAGATCAGGTAAAAATAGCAATAGCAGAAATGGATTCTACAACTCAGAAAAATGCTGCATTAGTAGAAGAAGCTACTGCATCTGCTGAATTATTATTTGCTCAGTCTAAAGAATTAATGGATGCTATACATTTATTCAAACTTCCTGATGGAACTAAATAA
- a CDS encoding methyl-accepting chemotaxis protein gives MKKTSSIRFKMPLTISIITTILLVITIIILSYKSYLGITKSTYAGYNNTIEGYKSMLDTWFEENNTLIRTYSITPSIINYLSGTQTPEEAVALIDTFKQFEAINKYSLDIGVTDGNGVTLQNTKSINLGRNIKDLRPGIWDNFVKNNYDVAYDTKVIKSTISDNMTLAIIAGVKTNNVLIGAVYMILNWDALGEKLGELQLPETGRLFAIDYQRNISLDTRKQINTSANQSYDNVIKDNKDSGILKYISDTNGEKRTAIYTRMNTMPWILSMATDDNVIYAENISMVRIAIIVCILSIIFVNLFSVSYITKTMSPLSVLMKKANKISEGNIELKSSANYRKDEFGELEKAFNIMSQKLAEVVSNVNDASNEIVLASQRMMESSVELSSRTDSQASSLEETASSLEEIVSTIKASADNSVSGKNMMSESMTHIEGAANIIAQTVSNIEEVHQASDKIKDITKIIEDIAFQTNILALNASVEAARAGTQGKGFAVVASEVRNLAQTTQTSVKDITALVDNTAEKIDTATNTARESQEIFIQLQDKVSGTSDLMQSITSTSLEQEAGVSQISIAINSIESATTQNAALAEESSELSKRLFDKAKFLEESIKFFNIS, from the coding sequence ATGAAAAAGACTAGTTCTATAAGATTTAAGATGCCATTAACTATAAGCATTATAACAACAATACTTTTGGTAATAACAATAATAATATTATCATATAAATCTTATTTAGGTATAACAAAGTCCACATATGCTGGATATAATAATACTATAGAAGGTTATAAATCTATGTTGGATACCTGGTTTGAAGAAAACAATACCTTAATAAGAACATATTCTATTACACCTTCTATTATTAATTATTTGTCTGGAACTCAAACTCCTGAAGAAGCTGTGGCATTAATAGATACATTTAAGCAATTTGAAGCTATAAATAAATATTCTTTAGATATAGGCGTAACCGATGGAAACGGTGTTACTTTACAAAATACAAAAAGTATTAATTTGGGAAGAAATATAAAAGATTTAAGACCTGGTATTTGGGATAATTTTGTAAAAAATAATTATGATGTTGCCTATGATACAAAAGTAATAAAATCTACTATAAGTGATAATATGACTTTAGCAATCATTGCAGGAGTTAAAACTAATAATGTATTAATTGGTGCTGTGTATATGATTCTCAATTGGGATGCTTTGGGAGAAAAATTAGGCGAATTGCAGCTTCCGGAAACAGGAAGATTATTTGCAATTGATTATCAAAGAAATATTTCTCTTGACACTAGAAAGCAAATAAATACATCAGCTAATCAAAGTTATGATAATGTAATAAAAGATAATAAAGATAGTGGTATATTGAAATATATATCTGATACAAATGGAGAAAAGAGAACAGCAATTTATACAAGAATGAATACTATGCCTTGGATATTATCTATGGCAACAGATGATAATGTTATATATGCTGAAAATATAAGTATGGTTAGAATAGCTATAATAGTTTGTATATTATCTATAATATTTGTTAATTTATTTTCAGTTTCATACATTACAAAAACTATGAGTCCTTTAAGTGTTTTGATGAAAAAGGCAAATAAAATATCTGAGGGAAATATAGAGCTTAAATCATCTGCTAATTATAGAAAAGATGAATTTGGAGAATTAGAGAAAGCATTTAATATTATGAGTCAGAAATTGGCTGAGGTTGTAAGCAATGTTAATGATGCATCAAATGAAATAGTTTTAGCTTCTCAGAGAATGATGGAAAGCAGTGTTGAACTTTCAAGCAGAACTGACTCTCAAGCCTCTAGTTTGGAAGAAACAGCTTCAAGTTTGGAGGAAATAGTTTCTACTATTAAAGCATCTGCTGATAATTCTGTATCCGGTAAAAATATGATGTCAGAATCTATGACACATATTGAAGGAGCTGCTAATATAATAGCACAAACTGTTTCTAATATAGAAGAAGTACATCAGGCTAGTGATAAGATTAAAGATATTACAAAGATTATTGAAGATATAGCATTCCAAACTAATATACTTGCTCTTAATGCTTCGGTAGAGGCTGCTCGTGCTGGTACTCAAGGTAAAGGTTTTGCGGTTGTAGCAAGCGAGGTTAGGAATTTGGCACAAACCACTCAGACATCTGTTAAAGATATTACTGCCCTTGTTGATAATACTGCTGAAAAAATAGATACTGCTACAAATACCGCAAGAGAATCTCAAGAAATATTTATTCAATTGCAGGATAAAGTATCCGGTACTTCTGATTTAATGCAGAGTATAACTTCTACATCATTAGAACAAGAGGCAGGAGTTTCTCAAATAAGTATTGCTATAAATAGTATAGAAAGTGCCACTACTCAAAATGCTGCTTTGGCTGAGGAATCAAGCGAATTATCTAAGAGATTATTTGATAAAGCTAAGTTTTTAGAAGAAAGTATAAAATTCTTCAATATTTCATAA
- a CDS encoding tetratricopeptide repeat protein — translation MNDNLIDIKNLAKQKFNLSLYKDVVDIINNFLNDFRNCSDSEIYYIRGLANQELKLYENAIDDYDKAIKLNSNDEKMYYLRALSKFQLGLFEEAIRDYNKFIEFNPNYVWAYNDRGNAKYNLGLYYDAIEDYNKAIELKPDNELAYHNMANAKYNIGLYEEAIKDYNKVLELNPNANIVYCDKNNLKDINNDQ, via the coding sequence ATGAATGATAATTTAATTGATATAAAGAATTTAGCTAAACAGAAATTTAATCTTTCACTTTATAAAGATGTTGTAGATATAATAAATAATTTTCTTAATGATTTTAGAAACTGTTCTGATAGCGAAATATATTACATAAGAGGGCTTGCCAATCAAGAATTAAAGCTTTATGAAAATGCTATAGATGATTATGACAAAGCCATTAAATTAAATTCTAATGATGAGAAAATGTATTATTTAAGGGCATTATCTAAATTTCAATTAGGTTTATTTGAAGAGGCTATAAGAGATTATAATAAGTTTATAGAATTTAATCCCAACTATGTATGGGCTTATAATGACAGGGGGAATGCTAAATATAATTTGGGTTTATATTATGATGCTATAGAAGATTATAATAAAGCTATTGAATTAAAGCCTGATAATGAACTTGCTTATCATAATATGGCTAATGCCAAGTATAATATAGGGCTTTATGAAGAGGCTATAAAAGATTATAATAAAGTTTTGGAATTGAATCCTAATGCTAATATAGTATACTGTGATAAAAATAATTTAAAAGATATAAATAACGATCAATAA
- a CDS encoding DUF4349 domain-containing protein gives MKKFIFIIFTFLLFLSCGKGGSSEQNVNFLATTSGVSAPPPAPQARMEEESTVSDYADSNGAAVERKLIVSVDIRVNSKDVEKSYKSIEEKLKEYNGYFDNVESSKNRYYLNIRIPKENLYGFIDFIEQNEKVENKNINTQDVTETYYDTENRIKNREVLLEKLRNYLREAKNIDEILKVEDRINNLTYEIESMKGNLKNLQSSVDYSRVTLNISNPEAIKSNTNIYNKYLNLISFLKEFFSGILFFLVGFTAVAVPVVLILALFYYICFGKIGLIKKLYKKIK, from the coding sequence ATGAAAAAATTTATATTTATAATCTTTACATTTTTATTATTTTTATCTTGCGGTAAAGGCGGATCTTCCGAACAAAATGTTAATTTCTTAGCTACAACTTCAGGGGTATCTGCTCCGCCTCCTGCTCCTCAAGCTAGAATGGAAGAAGAAAGTACCGTATCAGACTATGCAGATTCAAATGGTGCAGCCGTAGAAAGAAAATTAATAGTTTCAGTCGATATAAGAGTAAATTCAAAAGATGTAGAAAAAAGCTATAAATCCATAGAAGAGAAATTAAAAGAATATAATGGATATTTTGATAATGTTGAATCTTCTAAAAATAGATATTATCTTAATATAAGAATACCTAAAGAAAATCTTTATGGATTTATAGATTTCATAGAACAAAATGAAAAAGTTGAAAATAAAAATATAAATACTCAGGACGTTACAGAAACTTATTATGATACAGAAAATAGGATAAAAAATAGGGAAGTACTTTTAGAAAAATTAAGAAACTATTTAAGAGAAGCTAAAAATATTGATGAAATATTAAAAGTAGAAGATAGAATCAATAATTTAACTTATGAAATAGAAAGCATGAAAGGAAATTTAAAGAATCTTCAGTCATCAGTTGATTATTCAAGAGTAACTTTAAATATATCAAATCCTGAAGCAATAAAAAGTAATACAAATATATATAATAAATATTTGAATTTAATTTCATTCTTGAAAGAATTTTTCTCAGGTATATTATTCTTTTTGGTAGGTTTTACAGCTGTTGCCGTTCCTGTTGTGCTAATATTGGCATTATTCTACTATATATGCTTTGGAAAAATAGGATTAATAAAGAAATTATATAAAAAAATCAAGTAA